The Juglans regia cultivar Chandler chromosome 11, Walnut 2.0, whole genome shotgun sequence genome contains the following window.
tatttgtttgaaccaTAATTTGAGTTTCAAAGGAGCTACACTTGACTGGGGATCAGTAATTGTTAAATGAGTCCCACGACTCCCACCTAAATATGATTTCTTCCATAGAGAAATACAGgaaatacaaagtaactttatGCCAGTTCTGTGACTTAATCATGTATTACGCCAACTTtacatagttttatataatcattttccattatgTTACTAGCTGGTTTTGTCCAGTTGGGAGTTTCAACACTGAACAGCCagcaaatgaaattgattgataatttgattttagtttttatatatatggaggagTAGTCCTATTTATGCCAGTTCTTTCCAGGTTATAATGCAGACGTGAGTACTGCCATATATCCTaatactttctatatatatatagaaagtataTACTAGAAGATTAAAAGCACTAAGCAGAACTTTATGTATTTGTCAAATAGCACAGTTGAGTGTAGCTTCCCCTTGCATATGATCTAATATATAAGACCAGATTCAAAGTCCCTATGTGAGATGAGACAATCATCACTAGTAACCATATCATTTCAGCCAATCAAGAAGTCCTTTAAtggagttaaaatattgtgaacttgGGTTCTTCATTGGTGCTtcattaaaattcctgaacactTAAACTTCTCAGTTACATTTGCATAGTAATTTGGGATATTTAGCCATTTAATTGTTGGCCAGAAAATGCACCAACCCCACTCtgtccttctctcttttcctgCCAGGGTAGAAAACTGTAACTGAGAAGATTGTAATGACTGTTTTAACGATATTGCTTTCTTTAGGGGTATTCATcacacaacttttttttactgCTCTTATTCCAGGACCATACTAAGTATGCCCCTTTTGCCTTCAACACCAGCCTCCCTTCAGCTCATCCCATCCTACTTTTTTTAAAccttcatatgcaaaaattaaaaacatcaagTTTCCTTCGTAATTATTTATGTGGCTTTTGCTTGTCTTGATTTTGAGGGCTAAAATGCAGAGAGcaatcattttataattgtaagaGCCATATAATGCATAATCTCTGTAtgaagttcaaataaaaattcatacaGAGAGATATGCTTCAAAATTCCGCCCAGGAGTTGAACCCTAAAATGCAAATCTTCATTAATGGAAATGAATAGATACCATGCCCCAATACCTACAACAATTAGCTTCCCCTTGCATATATATGCTATTCATGTTTCTAATACCAACAGTGTATATCGCATACTAAATTGAAAGCAGTTTGTTGCAATTTCAGGGTTACTTTTAGTGTCATGTAGTTGAGATTtgctaaaagtaattttattaattggagTGATTTAGATCGAACTCAAgtattgattttgtattttattcattaattgaataaaatattcattaagcATTGAATGGATTGTTTAGCCCGTGGTATTAATATGTACGTTGTCTGAGCCGATCTCAAGCTTATAACTAGCTTTCCTACTTTGTGCACTAGTATACGGGACATCCTATTTCAAAttgctattttttaaaaaatgaaactacACTTACTTAATTTTTGCATGTACAATACCACATTAAATGCTATTGAACTTATAGGAACTCAACCCAATTGTTGCTTCCATCCATTTATCTTTCATGTACAAAACCCAACGGCCTTTATTGGACAGCAAACATGCAATTTGAATGATGCTCTAGTTATTTATTTAGGATGCTTGGAATAAGGACTTTTAAAGTTTGGCTTAGTGCTAAGTATGGATAGAAGTCAAATAGTTTGATGTCGTGCTTGTTAGTTGATTTTCCCTAAGTTGACAGGATGTAAGCAACGTGCTTTCTAGTTGAAATTATATAGTTGGAAGATGCAGTTAAGCTTGTGATTAAaatcattactcttatatttgtttgcttttatttgtatatttttcttttgtttattgatttcgTTTGTGTTAGGCTCTtctatatattaagatttaatctgACACTTTATGTTACATTTTTGGGGTAAAATTGTAGGACGGATGTGCTgtcattttgattgaaaagcaCTTGGTTGAGCCCGACGGCCTTATTGGTGAGCCATTTCACCTAGGGGTGAGCTGAAACAATTTGTATTGGGGATTGAAGGTAACGAATACCCATACACGTCCGtagtttcttcttcctttcatttcatgaattctcaaaacatagatggatgttttgttgttagtgttattatatatgctagacaTAGCTTTGATTGGTTAATATACAtggtttattattagataatccaTCTAATAATAATTGTATTCTACTTAACAAATTCCACATGctgtttgttctttgttttgggtgatgttgtttgccggtaaatgtatttttcattgtgtggctaattaattaatttcaatttgagtTAGAGTCGGCAGTGCTATGATTTAGCATttcctttacttaataacacagttcgtagatataaaataacaacaaagtaCTCAAGGATCCTTAAGCAAGACCATGCAAAAGATGTCAACTAAGAGTAATTCTGCatgcaaacccaaaaacaattaTTACTATAATTGAATATAATCATTTAAGTACTGCTTAATGCATCTATGTTTCAATCCTGTCattaaacaattattttcttagattatgTATATCGGACAAGTATTATAAGGAACTACCTAAAACAGTATGGAGTATATAAGGTAGATAAGTAGTTTCTTCcgaccaaacaagaaaaagtggTCAGTGTTATGGCCTCACAAACGAACTCAAATTCCCAACTGAGATGATATGAAGAAAACCTGATATCTTCTTGAATCTTCTATCTTTTCTTATCTTCCATATATAATCTTCAACTATAATGTCGGACCAATTATAGTTGTTTGCTTACTTTTGTTAGGAAAATTGCTTTAACAATATTACATCATCTATCTACGATTGGTTTGTAATTTCCATAGATGAAAACATGTTTCCGAACTCACCCACCTCAAAGAATGAAATCGAAATTTTAGACAACATAATAAAGCTATGCTTCTGATTCAagaagtgtaatttttttttaataatacaagtaaataggcattgcccaagtacatatgaggtacttgggcaatgcctattGTTTAGTTCAGATGTTGTTACATGATTCCAGTGGTGTATGCAAACACCATAGCTTACACCACCTTCCTATATCCCAAGAAAGCAACTTATTTGTAAGTTGTAGGCACGAGTAAGCAACACAGTTCATTGCCTTGAAAAAATGAACTGTTACACacatatgctctttaaataaactatattacACTAACCTTTGGTATGCAATAAGTGAACAGTGCCACACATATATGCTCTTTAAATAAGCTGGCAACCTCTATAACATCCTTCACAGTCTTGATTAGAGTTTCCTGAATTCCACGTAAAGGTTACTCCCATTACCTCCATGCTCTAAAAGCCTAGTGTCTCAACCACCTTCTAATATGCTTTTTATGAAGTGAACTAGGTGCCTCAAATTCTCTTCTTCAAACAACTTCTTATTCATTCTTCCAAACGTGAATGCGCACTATGGTGAGTTTTTCATCGAACTGAGTTGTTTACGGTCCATGCTTAACTAACTTTCTTCCTCTCCCATATGGTGCtttagatggacaaaagttggatgaatgATCCCGATAGGCTTGTATCACCTGCATACGCCGAAGGCGTTAAATATTTCCTCGCACAAGCACGAAACCATGCAAGTGGAAGGGATCGCATCCGGTGTCCATGTCGTTCATGCCTTAACAATCTGTGGCTgcctatatttgaggtggaaactcatttgtttATGAAAGGGATCAACTCAAATTACACGcagtggatatttcatggggaggaggataCAACATTCTACGTGAGtgatgaagatattgatgatgatatcaaccaagaagacgattacatagatgacatgcaggatatgttggatgacatccgGGCAGGCACCTTCGATGATGCGCCCCAAGATAGCACTCCTGCAGCAAACAGGCCACGAGAGACGgtagattcaccatctttcgagCAACTACTAGAGGATGCCCGACGTCCGTTATTTGATGGGTGTacaaaattttccaaactgTCATTCGTTGTCAAGTTGTTACACATCAAATCGATCGGTGGGTGGTCTATTAAGTCATTTGACATGCTACTTGATTTGTTGAGGTCTGCCTTTCCTGATGCCCTATTGCCACAatcatatgaggagtcaaggtcGTTGGAGCGCGGTTTGGGcttcaaataccacaaaatccatgCGTGCCCCAACGACTGCatgttattttggaaggaaaatgcagcTCTTAATGAATGCCCTGTATGTAAGGCTTCGAGGTGGATACCAAATACACACGGACAGCGTGCGGTacctcaaaaagtgttgcgTCACTTTCCTTTGAAACCGAGATTGCAGCGTCTCTTCATGTCTGCAAAGATAGCAGGTGATATGCGATGGCACAAAGAGCAGCAGACGAAAGAAGATACTTGTATGAGACATCCGGCCGACTCTGAGtgctggaagaaatttgatgaagatcatGGCTGGTTCGCTTCGgatcctcgcaatgttaggctcgGTCTGGCAAGTGATGGCTTCACTCCATTCAACAACTTGGCTAAACctcatagcatttggccagtcATCCTTGTCCCCTATAACTTGCCGCcgtggtcatgcatgaaagaccaattcttcaTGACATCTCTGATTATTCCTGGCccaaggtcaccagggaatgagATTGATGTATACTTGCAGCCGTTGATCgatgaactgcttgaattttgggaagatggggTACCTACATATGATGCCTCAACCAAGGAGACGTTTatgttgcatgctgccttattgtggacaatcaaCGATTTTCCTGCCTACGGGAATCTGTCTGGCTGGtcaacaaagggaaaattggcTTGTCCGTCTTGCAATGCAGACACAGACTCTAATTGGTTGAAATATGGCCGAAAACATTGTTACATGGGACATCGTCGTTTCTTACCCCCAGATCACATATGGAGAAGGAGGAAATGGTTGTTCAACGGTAgagaagatcatcgcatgccaccaagGGAATTTGGTCCTGAAgagattcaaaatcaattgCAGATGATTGGGGATGTTCAGTTTGGCAAATCTCATAGGAAGAAAAAACGAACTGCTGAAGAGCTGAACTGGACAAAGTGTAGCATATTCTTCGtgttaccttattggtcaacagttcgacttcggcataatttagatgttatgcatattgagaagaatattgccGACAACATCTTATTCACTTTAATGAATAGTCCAGGGAAAAGTAAGGATAACATCAATTCAAGGCGTGACTTAGAGCTTTTGGGctatagaaaagaattacacttgataTGGCATGGTGATCGTGTAACAATGCCACATGCACAGTACACCTTAAACGTCGAGCaaaggaataaattttgtgagtggttgtctgatatcaaatttccagatgggttcgcttccAATATCTCGAACTGTGTATCTCGACGTGAACTGCAAAATCTCAGGGTTGAAAAGCCATGACAGTCACGTTTTCCTTCAAAGACTACTCCCTATTGCTGCTGGGGGGTATTTAAGAAGTGACATTGGCTTGGCTTTGACTGAACTTGGTactttcttcaaagagttgtgcgCTCGAACACTCGATGTCAACCGCCTGGCCCAACTCCAAACTGATGTTGTCACCATTCTATGCAAactggagatgatattccctccttcctttttcgatgttatggtccacctagctgtccatttaCCCCGTGAGGCCAGacttgggggtccagtacaatataggtggatgtacccatttgagaggtatctcggcaaattcaagcggtatgttaagaataaagcccgcccagaaggttcaatagcCGAGGCTTACATTCACACCGAATGCTTGACATTCTGCTCCATGTATCTCAAAGATATTGAGACGAGGTTTAGTCGACCGGACCGCAACATTGATGCTGACGAAGAGGGCACGTTAGAtgggttcaaaattttcaaccagaaaGTTCGTCCCTTGGGTATGCCTTCGAACGTGCAATTAGAAGATAAAGTATTTAGGGCAGCCATCTGGTACGTGCTCAATAATTGTGCGGAGATTGGACCTTATATAGAGTAAGCATTAACGAGTCTACTTTAAAATCCTCTTTCATTCTAtacaatttgttatgaacccagtACCATCTAACTTCAATATGTTGCTTCGCCTCGATGCACCAAATGCAGGGAACACTACGATAAATGTAAGGTGCAACACCCAGATTGCATCGAGCGCACGCACCAAACTGAGTTCCCAACTTGGTTTAAGCAACGTGTAAGTTCTTATCCATTCCTATGTAAGATGTGCTGCTAtagctttcattttatatgatttggatctaatCGGAAATAAACGTTATGAAATTTgctcttttaaatatatagatccaGGAACATCGAACCTCGCATACACTTGATGTGTCCGCTGATCTGTACGCGTTAGCTTGCGGGCCTGACCGTTGGGTTGCAACATATGTtgcttgcataataaatggaaaaaggttTCATACGAAACAGCGTGAACTTCACCGTCGTACACAAAATTCTGGAGTGGTGGTAACTGGTGATGAGGCCACAAATAATTTGGACTTCTATggagttattaataatattgtagagtTACGCTACATGGAGTGGCGTCGGGTGTACCTGTTTGAATGCGATTGGTTTGATGTTGGTGATCGAAAACGAGGGGTGCGGGTGGATGACCATATGATTAGTGTCAATATGAACAGGACTTGGTATAAAGATGAACCATTCGTGTTGGCGAGCCAGGCTGATCAATGTTTCTACATAAGAGATTTAAGGGCGAAAGGGAATTGGGGTGTTGTGCAGAACTATGCAAACAGGAATGTATACAACATTCCGCCACTGCCGAGAGTTCTTGAAGTACTTGATGGGGAATCAAGTACTCCTGATGCCGATCAAGAAGATGAGCcatcatattattatgaacCAGTGCAGTGTGATAACACAGATCAAGTGGCAACTCAACTGAATAGGCCTGAGATACTACCTAGCCATGTAGATGCACGAGAAATCATGGATCCGGTTGGTCAACGCATAGATTCAACAGGCTTTATCAATGATGACATGATCACTTCTGAGTCTGGAAATGCGGCCAGTGAGGGGGAATATTCAGATGAAGAGGACCTATCAACAAATGAGGGGGAACATTCAGATGAGGATGGGCACACAACATCTGATGAGTCTGGCGACCTATAAATATAACCCAGGAACTTCGTTCATTTAAGGTTGAGATATTAGAATTCTTGTTCGAAATTTCCATGTGTATATAGACATCTGACAATATGAGATTGACTTTGAAATTGGTATGTGTATATAGACAGTTCAATATGAGTTTGGgtgaaatatatgttttgatttattttcttactaccatgaagaaaatcattttacctGGCTCGAACTACTTATTATGCAAActcatattttcttattatgcaAGTAGCAAACAATCTTGAGAGTAGTATTCAAGTTTTACAACATCTATACCTAAATTAAATAGTATCTAACATGTGATTTAATTTGCTTCAGGTTACGTTCAATATTGGGAGGCTGTGTCAACTGGGATGCACTATGCCGTATCAAGGTATATATACGGCCGACTCTCAGTTATTCGTTTGTCTATTTCAAGTCTCATAGTGTAAGGGTTAGTCTACCTAAAAGTAACTGAAAATGGTAGATAAATTTGCTTGTTTACGAACTTGTCTGTGCATATTGCGATTATTTTGTATCAATTAGGGCATCAATTTTATCCCACTATGTTATTAACTTGTACTCGTGCAGGTAATCAGCCGGGACCCAGTTCAAGAGGTGGAGGCAGACTTCGAGGCCTTCGAGGTGGAAGGCGTTATATCCCATACTCAGCTCGTCACTGCCGACCACGCGGTGCGaaattatcttcatatcatagCACGGAGGAGTGTAATCAATCCTCCTCGGATGACTCAACACAACCCCCAAGTCCCCCACCATGCGTTGTGGCAACTCACGCGCCACAACCTATTCAAGAACCCCAACCAAATACTGCTGGGGAACAATCACCTACTGGAGAACAAACTGGTGCATGTTTTTCCAATACGttaattttgaaagcattaGCATGTTTGAATGTGTTATTAAGTGTGAATATTCC
Protein-coding sequences here:
- the LOC118343797 gene encoding uncharacterized protein LOC118343797, translating into MQDMLDDIRAGTFDDAPQDSTPAANRPRETVDSPSFEQLLEDARRPLFDGCTKFSKLSFVVKLLHIKSIGGWSIKSFDMLLDLLRSAFPDALLPQSYEESRSLERGLGFKYHKIHACPNDCMLFWKENAALNECPVCKASRWIPNTHGQRAVPQKVLRHFPLKPRLQRLFMSAKIAGDMRWHKEQQTKEDTCMRHPADSECWKKFDEDHGWFASDPRNVRLGLASDGFTPFNNLAKPHSIWPVILVPYNLPPWSCMKDQFFMTSLIIPGPRSPGNEIDVYLQPLIDELLEFWEDGVPTYDASTKETFMLHAALLWTINDFPAYGNLSGWSTKGKLACPSCNADTDSNWLKYGRKHCYMGHRRFLPPDHIWRRRKWLFNGREDHRMPPREFGPEEIQNQLQMIGDVQFGKSHRKKKRTAEELNWTKWKSKDNINSRRDLELLGYRKELHLIWHGDRMGSLPISRTVYLDVNCKISGLKSHDSHVFLQRLLPIAAGGYLRSDIGLALTELDIETRFSRPDRNIDADEEGTLDGFKIFNQKVRPLGMPSNVQLEDKVFRAAIWEHYDKCKVQHPDCIERTHQTEFPTWFKQRIQEHRTSHTLDVSADLYALACGPDRWVATYVACIINGKRFHTKQRELHRRTQNSGVVVTGDEATNNLDFYGVINNIVELRYMEWRRVYLFECDWFDVGDRKRGVRVDDHMISVNMNRTWYKDEPFVLASQADQCFYIRDLRAKGNWGVVQNYANRNVYNIPPLPRVLEVLDGESSTPDADQEDEPSYYYEPVQCDNTDQVATQLNRPEILPSHVDAREIMDPVGQRIDSTGFINDDMITSESGNAASEGEYSDEEDLSTNEGEHSDEDGHTTSDELRSILGGCVNWDALCRIKVISRDPVQEVEADFEAFEVEGVISHTQLVTADHAVRNYLHIIARRSLQMPQWRPKERKNRGDELEGHLDAFSLTS